One window of the Asticcacaulis sp. SL142 genome contains the following:
- a CDS encoding HlyD family efflux transporter periplasmic adaptor subunit, whose protein sequence is MSTPASPTADAALSPEAKVAVAANRRKRLLTYLAAGVAAAAIAWGGYYLLVGSHYVETDNAYVGAETAQVNALVPGPIAKIHVTDTQVVKAGDILVELDNADASIALAEAEADLALATRRVQGYYASDDALQAQMNARQAEITATDTQIKSAQSDYERAQIDLNRRKALIASGAVSQEELSTAQNQYARAAAALAAAQSAKAQAQATYQAAIGSRENNNVRIAGFTPGGNPEVLAAQAKVDAAKLAFERTVVRAPMDGIIARKSVQVGQQVTAGTPLMAVVPITHAYVDANFKEVQLKNVVPGQTVELTSDLYGDSVKFHGTVRGISGGTGSAFSLIPAQNASGNWIKVVQRLPVRIDLEPKELAAHPLRVGLSMKAKIDIADAPKAVK, encoded by the coding sequence ATGTCCACACCCGCTTCCCCAACTGCTGATGCCGCTTTAAGCCCCGAAGCTAAAGTCGCCGTGGCCGCCAACCGCCGCAAGCGCCTTTTGACCTATCTGGCTGCCGGTGTAGCCGCTGCCGCCATAGCATGGGGCGGTTACTATCTTCTGGTCGGTTCGCACTATGTTGAAACCGACAATGCCTATGTCGGTGCCGAAACCGCGCAGGTCAATGCCCTTGTCCCCGGCCCGATTGCCAAGATCCACGTCACGGATACGCAGGTCGTCAAGGCTGGCGATATTCTGGTCGAGCTTGATAATGCCGACGCCAGTATTGCTCTGGCCGAAGCCGAGGCCGATCTGGCGCTGGCTACCCGCCGTGTACAAGGCTATTACGCGTCCGATGATGCCTTGCAGGCTCAGATGAACGCCCGTCAGGCCGAGATCACCGCCACCGACACCCAGATCAAGTCAGCCCAATCCGACTATGAGCGCGCCCAGATCGACCTTAACCGTCGCAAGGCTTTGATTGCGTCAGGTGCCGTCTCTCAGGAAGAATTGTCGACCGCCCAGAACCAATATGCCCGCGCGGCGGCGGCTCTGGCGGCGGCCCAATCGGCCAAGGCTCAGGCGCAGGCCACCTATCAGGCCGCCATTGGGTCGCGCGAAAACAACAATGTCCGCATCGCCGGTTTCACACCGGGCGGCAACCCCGAAGTTCTGGCCGCCCAGGCCAAGGTCGATGCCGCCAAGCTGGCCTTTGAACGCACAGTCGTGCGCGCGCCCATGGACGGTATCATCGCCCGCAAGTCGGTTCAGGTCGGCCAGCAGGTGACGGCGGGTACGCCGCTGATGGCGGTCGTGCCGATCACCCACGCCTATGTCGATGCCAACTTCAAGGAAGTGCAGCTTAAAAACGTCGTGCCGGGCCAGACGGTTGAGCTGACCTCAGACCTTTACGGCGACAGTGTCAAATTCCACGGCACGGTGCGCGGCATTTCCGGTGGCACGGGCTCGGCCTTTTCGCTGATCCCGGCCCAGAACGCGTCGGGCAACTGGATCAAGGTGGTTCAGCGCCTGCCGGTGCGTATCGACCTTGAGCCCAAGGAACTGGCCGCCCATCCGCTGCGGGTTGGCCTGTCGATGAAGGCGAAGATCGATATCGCTGACGCGCCTAAAGCCGTGAAATAA
- a CDS encoding DHA2 family efflux MFS transporter permease subunit: MASPATTAGTEPAMPPPLTGSTLTITAIALALGTFMQVLDSTIANVSLPTIAGNLGVSSSQGTWVITSFAVANGISVPLTGWLMGRFGVVRVFTLSVLLFTFASFLCGIAWNIEGLIGFRILQGLVSGPMIPGSQALLIMIFPPEKRATALAMWSMTTLVGPICGPILGGYISDNYAWEWIFLINVPIGIFCAFVCWQNMKSRETPTRKVPVDTTGFALLVIWVGALQVMLDTGKEADWFSSPAIVIELILAIVFFIAWVIWELHEKNPIVDLSMFKNRNFTLGTIALCIAYAIFFGNGLLLPVWLQSNMGYVATWAGLVAAPSGVVAVILTPFAARLLGKTDARVLATFSLLMFALSFFMRSGYTPDANFTALVIPLLVQGVAMSTFFISMITISMADVAPNQTPAASGLSNFARITAGSFAASLATTLWDRMESVHQTRLAETMSSGSPLWIEALQKLQAAGLSMQQAVGVITSQVMSQAYLQAALDFFRISGWLTLLLVPLIWFAKKSMSNGAVHAAD; the protein is encoded by the coding sequence ATGGCCTCACCCGCAACCACGGCCGGAACTGAACCGGCCATGCCACCGCCGCTGACTGGTTCAACCTTGACCATTACGGCGATTGCGCTGGCGCTTGGCACCTTTATGCAGGTGCTCGATTCGACCATCGCCAATGTGTCACTGCCGACCATTGCCGGTAACCTGGGGGTATCCTCATCGCAGGGCACATGGGTTATCACCTCATTCGCCGTCGCCAATGGTATTTCTGTGCCGCTGACCGGCTGGTTGATGGGCCGCTTTGGGGTGGTGCGCGTCTTTACCTTATCGGTACTATTGTTCACCTTCGCCTCGTTCCTGTGCGGCATCGCCTGGAATATCGAAGGGCTGATCGGGTTTCGCATCCTGCAAGGGCTGGTGTCCGGGCCGATGATCCCCGGTTCTCAGGCGTTGCTGATCATGATCTTTCCGCCAGAAAAACGCGCGACGGCCCTGGCCATGTGGTCGATGACGACGCTGGTCGGGCCGATCTGCGGGCCAATTTTAGGAGGCTATATTTCCGATAACTATGCGTGGGAATGGATATTCCTGATCAATGTCCCGATTGGCATTTTCTGCGCCTTCGTCTGCTGGCAGAACATGAAATCGCGTGAGACCCCGACCCGCAAAGTGCCGGTCGATACCACCGGCTTTGCGCTGCTGGTCATATGGGTCGGTGCGTTACAGGTAATGCTCGATACCGGCAAAGAAGCCGACTGGTTCTCATCGCCCGCCATCGTGATTGAGCTGATCCTCGCCATCGTCTTTTTCATCGCCTGGGTGATCTGGGAACTGCATGAGAAAAACCCGATTGTCGATTTGTCGATGTTTAAGAACCGTAACTTTACGTTGGGCACCATAGCGCTCTGTATCGCCTACGCCATCTTCTTCGGGAACGGTTTGCTGTTGCCGGTCTGGCTGCAATCGAACATGGGCTATGTCGCGACCTGGGCAGGTCTCGTCGCAGCCCCCTCCGGCGTTGTGGCGGTGATCCTGACGCCCTTTGCGGCCCGGCTGTTGGGTAAGACCGACGCGCGCGTCCTTGCGACCTTTTCGCTCCTGATGTTTGCCCTGTCGTTCTTCATGCGCTCAGGCTACACGCCGGATGCCAATTTCACCGCGCTGGTCATACCGTTGCTGGTTCAGGGTGTGGCGATGTCGACCTTCTTCATTTCGATGATTACCATCTCTATGGCCGATGTTGCGCCCAATCAGACCCCGGCGGCTTCGGGGCTGTCGAACTTTGCCCGCATCACCGCCGGCAGTTTTGCCGCGTCTCTGGCCACCACCCTCTGGGACCGTATGGAATCCGTACACCAAACGAGGTTGGCCGAGACCATGAGTTCCGGTTCACCCCTGTGGATCGAGGCCCTCCAAAAGCTACAGGCGGCGGGATTGTCGATGCAGCAGGCGGTCGGCGTGATCACCTCTCAGGTCATGTCACAGGCCTACCTGCAGGCTGCGCTCGACTTCTTCCGGATTTCGGGCTGGCTGACGCTGTTGCTTGTGCCGCTCATCTGGTTTGCCAAAAAGTCGATGAGCAATGGTGCCGTTCACGCGGCCGATTGA
- a CDS encoding BNR repeat-containing protein — MMLKYLMVIAALLFAPLVQAQSVEAIDKVWAGHSVGFAVTTSASHIYVAYYDANRQLSVAQRPLNNPAHWVYHKVDTWLGWDSHNLIAIALDKDGAVHVAGNMHVDPLTYFRSDPSGDVRTLKRVPVMVDAAKETAMTYPVFLKDDAGQLIFKYRDGTSGRGNEIYNIYDETMGSWKALTSAPLVDGEGKRNAYFVGPVQGPDGLFHIAWVWRDSPHAETNHDLSYAKSRDLINWQAADGRPLALPIRLSEADIVDPVPVKGGMINNNTVVGFDDQGRVLITYHKHDQAGNTQIWVARREGNRWNRRQISDWQGYRWDFKGTGSLNSELFVEGARPLDQGRLVVRVVRLGQAIEFVINADNLKLIEERTVASVADRLKARIAVPDGQQINTVETKGPKGEVYVLAWTARPPNRDRPSDNIPPASDLMLFHNP; from the coding sequence ATGATGCTGAAATATCTGATGGTCATCGCGGCACTTTTGTTTGCACCTCTGGTTCAGGCGCAGTCCGTAGAGGCGATCGATAAGGTCTGGGCCGGGCACAGTGTCGGCTTTGCGGTCACGACCTCAGCCTCCCACATTTACGTCGCCTATTATGATGCGAACCGCCAATTGAGCGTGGCGCAACGCCCGCTCAACAATCCGGCCCACTGGGTTTATCATAAGGTCGATACCTGGCTGGGCTGGGACAGTCATAACCTGATTGCCATCGCCCTTGATAAAGACGGTGCCGTTCATGTGGCGGGCAATATGCATGTCGACCCGCTAACCTATTTCCGTAGCGATCCGTCCGGCGATGTCCGCACCCTAAAGCGCGTGCCGGTCATGGTTGATGCGGCCAAAGAGACCGCCATGACCTATCCGGTGTTTCTGAAAGATGATGCCGGTCAGCTGATCTTCAAATACCGCGATGGCACATCCGGCCGGGGCAACGAAATCTACAATATCTATGATGAAACAATGGGTAGTTGGAAGGCGCTGACCTCGGCCCCGCTGGTCGATGGTGAGGGCAAGCGCAATGCCTATTTCGTCGGGCCGGTGCAGGGGCCGGACGGGCTTTTCCACATAGCCTGGGTATGGCGCGACAGCCCGCACGCTGAAACCAATCATGACTTAAGCTATGCCAAAAGCCGCGACCTGATCAACTGGCAGGCCGCCGATGGCCGCCCGCTTGCCCTGCCGATACGTCTATCCGAGGCCGATATCGTTGATCCGGTGCCGGTCAAGGGCGGGATGATCAACAATAATACGGTTGTGGGGTTCGATGATCAGGGGCGCGTCCTGATCACCTACCATAAGCATGATCAGGCCGGCAACACCCAGATCTGGGTGGCGCGGCGTGAGGGCAACCGCTGGAACCGGCGTCAGATAAGTGACTGGCAGGGCTATCGCTGGGATTTCAAAGGCACGGGCTCTCTGAACAGTGAACTCTTTGTCGAAGGGGCGCGCCCGCTGGATCAGGGGCGGTTGGTGGTGCGGGTCGTTCGTCTGGGGCAGGCCATAGAGTTTGTCATCAATGCGGATAATCTCAAACTGATCGAAGAACGCACAGTCGCGTCCGTTGCGGATCGCTTGAAAGCCCGCATCGCAGTGCCGGACGGTCAGCAGATCAATACCGTTGAGACCAAAGGCCCGAAAGGCGAGGTCTATGTGCTGGCCTGGACGGCACGACCGCCCAATCGTGATCGGCCCTCAGATAATATTCCACCCGCCTCTGATCTCATGCTTTTCCATAACCCCTGA
- the ybaL gene encoding YbaL family putative K(+) efflux transporter: MDHHNISLITTIAWGFGLALVFGFIAERIKLPALVGYLVAGFLIGPATPGFVADAGIASQLSEIGVMLLMFGVGLHFSLNDLMSVRRIALPGAIVQMGLATALGAGMAMMWGWAVGPAIVFGLCLSCASTVVLLKALEARNLIDTMNGKIAVGWLVVEDLVTVLVLVLLPPLSGLLSGKEATVSAGIWVTIGQTLLQVGAFIALMLIVGKRVLPWILWQVARTGSRELFTLSVVAVAIGIAFGAAELFSVSFALGAFFAGMVMRESQFSHRAAEETLPLRDAFSVLFFVSVGMLFKPEIILTQPLQVLGVVAIIVIGKFIAAAGLVLFFRYPLKTALTVSASLAQIGEFSFILAGLGMSLNLLPPEGMSLVLAGAIISIALNPFVFAGIKPFAGWLTTHTKIGRTLDQREDPYAELPETTEAKYLKGQVVLVGFGRVGKRIADALESQNIAYVVAEQNRERVEDLRQMGKVAVSGDATEAEVLIQAHIQHAAMLVIATPDSLNVRRMSEIAQRLNPGIKLVIRTHSEDEMNFIREEKLGTVFFGEEELAKGMIRHILGAFGPEPHTEHKAA, from the coding sequence ATGGATCATCATAATATCTCGCTGATTACGACGATTGCCTGGGGGTTTGGGCTGGCGCTGGTGTTTGGCTTTATTGCTGAGCGCATCAAGCTGCCGGCACTGGTCGGGTATCTGGTGGCGGGGTTTCTGATTGGTCCGGCCACCCCCGGCTTTGTCGCAGATGCCGGTATAGCCTCGCAGCTTTCTGAGATTGGCGTCATGCTGCTGATGTTTGGGGTGGGATTACACTTCTCGCTCAATGATCTGATGTCGGTGCGGCGTATCGCCCTTCCGGGAGCGATTGTGCAAATGGGACTGGCGACGGCCTTAGGTGCCGGGATGGCTATGATGTGGGGCTGGGCTGTCGGGCCTGCGATTGTGTTTGGCCTGTGCCTGTCCTGTGCCTCGACCGTGGTGCTGCTCAAGGCGCTAGAGGCTCGTAACCTGATCGATACCATGAACGGTAAGATCGCGGTCGGCTGGCTGGTGGTCGAAGATCTGGTGACCGTTCTGGTGCTGGTGCTGCTGCCGCCGCTGTCGGGCCTGTTGTCAGGCAAGGAGGCGACCGTGTCGGCGGGCATCTGGGTCACGATCGGCCAGACCCTATTGCAGGTCGGGGCGTTCATCGCCCTAATGCTGATTGTCGGTAAGCGCGTCCTGCCGTGGATATTATGGCAGGTGGCGCGCACCGGATCGCGCGAACTGTTCACCCTGTCGGTGGTGGCGGTGGCCATTGGGATCGCTTTCGGAGCGGCGGAACTGTTTTCAGTGTCGTTTGCGCTGGGGGCATTCTTCGCAGGCATGGTGATGCGCGAATCTCAGTTCAGCCACCGGGCCGCCGAAGAAACCCTGCCGCTGCGCGATGCCTTTTCGGTGTTGTTTTTCGTCTCGGTCGGCATGTTGTTCAAGCCGGAAATTATCCTGACCCAGCCGCTTCAGGTTCTGGGTGTGGTCGCTATTATCGTCATCGGTAAATTCATTGCCGCGGCCGGGCTGGTGTTGTTCTTCCGCTATCCGCTCAAGACGGCGCTGACCGTATCGGCCAGTCTGGCGCAGATCGGTGAGTTCTCGTTTATTCTGGCCGGTCTTGGCATGTCGCTGAACCTGCTGCCGCCGGAAGGCATGTCGCTGGTGCTGGCGGGGGCGATTATCTCTATCGCGCTTAACCCGTTCGTGTTTGCCGGTATTAAGCCCTTTGCGGGCTGGTTGACGACACATACCAAAATCGGTCGCACGCTTGATCAGCGCGAAGACCCCTATGCCGAACTGCCCGAAACGACAGAGGCAAAATACCTCAAAGGGCAGGTGGTTCTGGTGGGCTTCGGCCGGGTGGGCAAACGCATTGCTGATGCGCTGGAGTCCCAGAACATCGCCTATGTGGTCGCCGAGCAAAACCGCGAACGGGTCGAAGACCTGCGCCAGATGGGCAAGGTGGCCGTATCGGGCGACGCCACCGAAGCCGAAGTATTGATTCAGGCCCACATTCAACATGCCGCCATGCTGGTTATCGCCACGCCGGATTCGCTTAATGTCCGCCGGATGAGCGAGATCGCCCAAAGGCTTAACCCCGGTATAAAACTGGTGATCCGTACCCACAGCGAAGATGAGATGAACTTTATCCGCGAAGAAAAACTAGGCACAGTCTTCTTTGGTGAGGAAGAACTCGCCAAGGGCATGATCCGGCATATTCTGGGCGCCTTTGGACCGGAGCCCCATACTGAACATAAGGCCGCCTGA
- a CDS encoding glucokinase, whose protein sequence is MGDQVLLCDLSMGSHVNLALADPGHRPQLAEQYECAGRSDLDGAIRDFLKRKDNPRLKGAAVSSRGWEDDGIIHLPEGNMTLSRDELRQLLDIQRVNLVNNFVARALAIPSLKRNERSKICGGENAEETVIAVLGPHYGLGLAALVADGAGGWTALPGEGGHSDLPVKTDREWAVLKVMQHRFGNVSREMGISLNGLVAVWETLSLIDGVPVTTTDAAGVVERARAGDRRALEAIGIVTDWLAGMASDVALIMGARGGIYLTGALLDLIDDLFDAERFCRGYLNKGTFADYVHDIPVFRTTARQMEITGLATLF, encoded by the coding sequence ATGGGCGATCAGGTTCTGTTGTGCGATCTGTCTATGGGATCGCATGTCAATCTGGCTCTGGCCGATCCGGGCCACAGGCCTCAGTTGGCGGAACAATATGAATGTGCCGGCCGCAGCGATCTGGACGGCGCGATCCGCGACTTTCTCAAACGAAAGGACAATCCGCGCCTGAAAGGGGCGGCGGTGTCCTCGCGCGGTTGGGAGGATGACGGCATCATCCATTTGCCCGAAGGTAATATGACCTTATCGCGCGATGAACTGCGGCAGTTGCTGGATATTCAGCGGGTCAATCTGGTCAATAATTTCGTGGCGCGGGCCTTGGCCATTCCGAGCTTGAAGCGCAATGAGCGGTCAAAAATCTGCGGCGGTGAAAACGCCGAAGAGACCGTAATTGCCGTGCTGGGGCCGCACTATGGTCTGGGGCTGGCAGCCCTTGTGGCTGATGGTGCGGGCGGCTGGACGGCCCTGCCCGGTGAAGGCGGGCACTCGGATTTGCCGGTGAAAACAGACCGCGAATGGGCTGTCCTTAAGGTGATGCAACACCGCTTTGGCAACGTATCACGCGAGATGGGCATTTCGCTGAACGGCCTCGTTGCGGTGTGGGAAACGCTCAGCCTGATTGACGGCGTGCCGGTGACAACGACGGATGCGGCAGGCGTGGTTGAACGGGCCCGCGCCGGCGACCGGCGTGCGCTGGAGGCTATTGGTATCGTGACCGACTGGCTGGCGGGGATGGCCTCGGATGTCGCCCTGATCATGGGGGCGCGCGGCGGGATCTATCTGACCGGAGCCTTGCTGGATCTGATCGATGATCTGTTCGATGCGGAACGCTTTTGCCGGGGCTATCTCAATAAAGGCACATTCGCAGATTATGTGCATGATATTCCGGTATTTAGAACCACAGCCCGCCAGATGGAAATCACCGGACTGGCGACATTATTTTAA